A window from Sebastes fasciatus isolate fSebFas1 chromosome 22, fSebFas1.pri, whole genome shotgun sequence encodes these proteins:
- the cct7 gene encoding T-complex protein 1 subunit eta isoform X1 yields MMPTPVILLKEGTDTSQGIPQLMSNINACQVIAEAVRTTLGPRGMDKLMVDSRGKATISNDGATILKLLDVIHPAAKTLVDIARSQDAEVRSIFFLQNVFIIFIPSHHPQVGDGTTSVTLLAAEFLKQLKSYVEEGLHPQTIIRAFRTATHLAVSKINEIAVPVKKGDKKEQRQLLEKCAATALNSKLIAGQKDFFSKMVVDAVMSLDELLSLKMIGIKKVQGGALEDSHLISGVAFKKTFSYAGFEMQPKRYDNPKIALLNVELELKAEKDNAEVRVKNVEEYQAIVDAEWNILYDKLEKIHLSGAKVVLSKLPIGDVATQYFADRDLFCAGRVQEEDLRRTMMACGGSIQTSVGALTENVLGQCELFEEVQVGGERYNFFKGCPKAKTCTIILRGGAEQFTEETERSLHDAIMIVRRAIKNDSVVAGGGAIEMELSKYLRDYSRTIPGKQQLLIGAYAKALEIIPRQLCNNAGFDATNILNKLRAKHAQGGMWYGVDINNEDIADNFVACVWEPSIVRINALTAASEAACLILSVDETIKNPRSSMDGPPGGGRGRGRGRPHAH; encoded by the exons ATGATG CCCACACCAGTTATCCTGCTGAAGGAGGGGACAGATACATCTCAGGGTATTCCCCAGCTCATGAGTAACATCAATGCCTGCCAG GTGATTGCTGAAGCGGTCAGGACCACCCTTGGGCCCAGGGGGATGGACAAACTGATGGTGGAtagcagag GTAAGGCCACAATCTCCAACGATGGAGCCACCATCCTGAAACTGCTGGATGTGATTCACCCTGCGGCCAAGACCCTGGTGGACATTGCTCGCTCCCAGGATGCTGAGGTGAgaagtatattttttttacaaaat GTTTTCATAATCTTCATTCCTTCGCACCATCCTCAGGTCGGAGACGGCACCACCTCCGTCACTCTCCTGGCTGCTGAGTTCCTGAAGCAGCTCAAGTCGTACGTGGAGGAGGGTCTCCACCCCCAGACCATCATCAGAGCGTTCCGCACCGCCACCCACCTCGCTGTCAGCAAGATCAATGAGATCGCCGTCCCTGTGAAGAAAGGCGACAAGAA AGAGCAGAGGCAGCTGCTGGAGAAATGTGCAGCCACAGCCCTGAACTCCAAGCTGATTGCTGGTCAGAAGGATTTCTTTTCCAAAATGGTGGTGGACGCTGTCATGTCTCTGGACGAGCTGCTGTCTCTGAAGATGATTGGCATCAAGAAGGTCCAGGGAGGAGCCCTTGAG GATTCCCATTTGATCTCTGGGGTTGCGTTCAAGAAGACCTTCTCCTACGCCGGGTTTGAGATGCAGCCTAAACGCTACGACAATCCAAAGATTGCTTTGCTCAACgtggagctggagctgaaggCTGAGAAGGATAACGCTGAGGTCCGCGTGAAAAATGTGGAG GAATACCAGGCTATTGTGGACGCAGAGTGGAACATCCTGTACGACAAACTGGAGAAGATCCATCTGTCAGGAGCCAAGGTGGTTCTGTCCAAGTTGCCCATCGGCGATGTGGCCACCCAGTACTTCGCTGACAGAGACCTGTTCTGTGCTGGCAGGGTGCAGGAGGAGGATCTGAGGAGGACCATGATG GCCTGCGGTGGCTCCATCCAGACCTCAGTAGGAGCCCTGACAGAAAACGTCCTGGGACAGTGTGAACTCTTCGAGGAGGTCCAGGTTGGAGGAGAGAG GTATAACTTCTTCAAGGGCTGTCCCAAGGCGAAGACGTGCACCATCATCCTGAGGGGCGGAGCGGAACAGTTCACGGAGGAGACGGAGCGATCACTGCACGACGCCATCATGATCGTACGCAGAGCCATCAAG AATGACTCCGTTGTAGCGGGCGGAGGAGCCATAGAGATGGAGCTGTCCAAGTACCTGCGGGATTATTCCAGGACCATCCCTGGAAAACAGCAGCTGCTGATCGGAGCGTACGCCAAGGCCCTGGAGATCATTCCCAGACAGCTGTGCAACAACGCCGGCTTCGACGCCACCAACATCCTGAACAAACTGCGCGCCAAACACGCACAG GGCGGTATGTGGTATGGTGTAGATATCAACAACGAGGACATTGCAGACAACTTCGTCGCCTGCGTCTGGGAGCCATCTATCGTGCGGATCAATGCGCTGACGGCGGCGTCAGAGGCGGCCTGCCTCATCCTGTCGGTGGACGAGACCATCAAGAACCCACGCAGCAGTATGGATGGACCTCCTGGCGGCGGCAGGGGCAGAGGGCGCGGTAGACCCCACGCTCACTAA
- the cct7 gene encoding T-complex protein 1 subunit eta isoform X2 has product MMPTPVILLKEGTDTSQGIPQLMSNINACQVIAEAVRTTLGPRGMDKLMVDSRGKATISNDGATILKLLDVIHPAAKTLVDIARSQDAEVGDGTTSVTLLAAEFLKQLKSYVEEGLHPQTIIRAFRTATHLAVSKINEIAVPVKKGDKKEQRQLLEKCAATALNSKLIAGQKDFFSKMVVDAVMSLDELLSLKMIGIKKVQGGALEDSHLISGVAFKKTFSYAGFEMQPKRYDNPKIALLNVELELKAEKDNAEVRVKNVEEYQAIVDAEWNILYDKLEKIHLSGAKVVLSKLPIGDVATQYFADRDLFCAGRVQEEDLRRTMMACGGSIQTSVGALTENVLGQCELFEEVQVGGERYNFFKGCPKAKTCTIILRGGAEQFTEETERSLHDAIMIVRRAIKNDSVVAGGGAIEMELSKYLRDYSRTIPGKQQLLIGAYAKALEIIPRQLCNNAGFDATNILNKLRAKHAQGGMWYGVDINNEDIADNFVACVWEPSIVRINALTAASEAACLILSVDETIKNPRSSMDGPPGGGRGRGRGRPHAH; this is encoded by the exons ATGATG CCCACACCAGTTATCCTGCTGAAGGAGGGGACAGATACATCTCAGGGTATTCCCCAGCTCATGAGTAACATCAATGCCTGCCAG GTGATTGCTGAAGCGGTCAGGACCACCCTTGGGCCCAGGGGGATGGACAAACTGATGGTGGAtagcagag GTAAGGCCACAATCTCCAACGATGGAGCCACCATCCTGAAACTGCTGGATGTGATTCACCCTGCGGCCAAGACCCTGGTGGACATTGCTCGCTCCCAGGATGCTGAG GTCGGAGACGGCACCACCTCCGTCACTCTCCTGGCTGCTGAGTTCCTGAAGCAGCTCAAGTCGTACGTGGAGGAGGGTCTCCACCCCCAGACCATCATCAGAGCGTTCCGCACCGCCACCCACCTCGCTGTCAGCAAGATCAATGAGATCGCCGTCCCTGTGAAGAAAGGCGACAAGAA AGAGCAGAGGCAGCTGCTGGAGAAATGTGCAGCCACAGCCCTGAACTCCAAGCTGATTGCTGGTCAGAAGGATTTCTTTTCCAAAATGGTGGTGGACGCTGTCATGTCTCTGGACGAGCTGCTGTCTCTGAAGATGATTGGCATCAAGAAGGTCCAGGGAGGAGCCCTTGAG GATTCCCATTTGATCTCTGGGGTTGCGTTCAAGAAGACCTTCTCCTACGCCGGGTTTGAGATGCAGCCTAAACGCTACGACAATCCAAAGATTGCTTTGCTCAACgtggagctggagctgaaggCTGAGAAGGATAACGCTGAGGTCCGCGTGAAAAATGTGGAG GAATACCAGGCTATTGTGGACGCAGAGTGGAACATCCTGTACGACAAACTGGAGAAGATCCATCTGTCAGGAGCCAAGGTGGTTCTGTCCAAGTTGCCCATCGGCGATGTGGCCACCCAGTACTTCGCTGACAGAGACCTGTTCTGTGCTGGCAGGGTGCAGGAGGAGGATCTGAGGAGGACCATGATG GCCTGCGGTGGCTCCATCCAGACCTCAGTAGGAGCCCTGACAGAAAACGTCCTGGGACAGTGTGAACTCTTCGAGGAGGTCCAGGTTGGAGGAGAGAG GTATAACTTCTTCAAGGGCTGTCCCAAGGCGAAGACGTGCACCATCATCCTGAGGGGCGGAGCGGAACAGTTCACGGAGGAGACGGAGCGATCACTGCACGACGCCATCATGATCGTACGCAGAGCCATCAAG AATGACTCCGTTGTAGCGGGCGGAGGAGCCATAGAGATGGAGCTGTCCAAGTACCTGCGGGATTATTCCAGGACCATCCCTGGAAAACAGCAGCTGCTGATCGGAGCGTACGCCAAGGCCCTGGAGATCATTCCCAGACAGCTGTGCAACAACGCCGGCTTCGACGCCACCAACATCCTGAACAAACTGCGCGCCAAACACGCACAG GGCGGTATGTGGTATGGTGTAGATATCAACAACGAGGACATTGCAGACAACTTCGTCGCCTGCGTCTGGGAGCCATCTATCGTGCGGATCAATGCGCTGACGGCGGCGTCAGAGGCGGCCTGCCTCATCCTGTCGGTGGACGAGACCATCAAGAACCCACGCAGCAGTATGGATGGACCTCCTGGCGGCGGCAGGGGCAGAGGGCGCGGTAGACCCCACGCTCACTAA